The Microtus pennsylvanicus isolate mMicPen1 chromosome 5, mMicPen1.hap1, whole genome shotgun sequence DNA segment TCGCTTCTGAGCAGACAGTACTGTTTTCCTGTGCGTGTATGAAGCAGGCTCAGTGAGCGATCAGGAACAGTAACCATGGGCTGGGGAgaaagtgtttgctgcacaagcaggacatcctgagtttgatcctctgCATGCATATAAGAAGCCAGGCTAGGAGGTACACgcctgtcttcccagtgctgcgaAAGAGAcgggcagatccctggggctccctggcagGCAGGGAATTGGTGAGCCTAgagtagagaccctgtctcaagaaaggagGTGGACAGATCCTGAGGAACAATACCTGATGTTGGCCTCTTgcctctacatgcacacatgtgcgtgttcATCCATACGCacgtgtactcacacacatacacacatagggaTAGTAACTAATAATAGAACAGTTGtaacattattttataataaaagttaCTTAAAACTTACagattatttctagaattttccatgcAGTGTCTTTGGACCACCAGAGGATCTCTAGTAACTGGAATCATGGATAAGGGGGTATTACTATACCAGGACCTCAGGTGAATCAGGGATGGGTGACTGACAGCAGGCCCCAGGGAACTTGCAGACGTGGTTGGATGATGGTACAGAGGACACCCCAGCATCTGAGGCTAGGCCCCCgctccttgtctctctctgctgcctcctcTCTCTGGATGTCCCTTTTGTCTTAGAGGGCAGAGACTTCTTTGTGTTTTGGATGGAGGCAGCTTGCAGGTATACAGCCTAGGAGCCAGCAATCAAGTCACTTGCATAGGCCCAGCTGTTGAACAGACTTAGAGTGACTCCCAGGGGCCTGGCATAGTGTAGGGAAGGGGACGGTGTGACCAGGGAAGACATGGTCTTGACAATGAGGAGTTGGCATTCTGGTGAGGGAGCCACTCTGAAGGGGGGCCGGGGAAGGCTGTGCAAGGTCTCTGTTGCCAACAGGTCTTGTATCCTCTAGGCCATGGCTGAGAAGTTCCTGGAAGGTGAGGTGCCCTTGGAGACCTTCTTAGAGTCCTTCTCCTCCATGAGGACACTGCTGCACCTGCGCCGAGTCCGCGTGGAGAAGCTCCAGGACGTGGTGAGGCGGCCCCGGGCTTTGCCGGAGTTGGCTGGAGATGCCCCTCCACCACGTCCACCGCCCCCACGCCCAGCGCCCCAGGCGACACCCCCTGTGACTGAAGACCAGCCTCCACAGCCGTCTGTTGTGACTCCCTACCCTTTACCCTACAGCCCATCGCCAGGCTTGCCTGTGGGCCCTACAGCCCAGGGAGCCCTACAGCCAGCCCCCTTCCCTGTGGTGTCCCAGCCTTCCTCCTATGGTGGGCCTCTGGGTCCATCTTACCCAGCACCTCAGCCAGGACCCAGGGCTGCTGCGGGCTACTCTTGGTCTCCACAGAGGAGTGTGCCACCTGTGCCTGGCTATCCTGTGGTCCCAACTAGCACCTCTGGTCCAGGATACCCATTAATGGGAAGCCGAGCTCCTGCTCCTGGGTATCCCCAACAGTCCCCCTACCTACCATCAAGAAGCAAACCTCCCTACCCAACACAGCCTCAGCTCCCAGGCttcccaggacagccacagccTCCAGTGCCCCCTCAACCTCCATATCCTCCTGGGCCAACCCCTCCCTATGGCTTTCATCCCCCGGGACCTGCCTGGCCTAGATACTAGCCCTGATCCCTGTccaccttcttccttccatctgcaccatgacctctggcctccatctgcTGAGATTTGAGGTTGACACT contains these protein-coding regions:
- the Vps37c gene encoding vacuolar protein sorting-associated protein 37C isoform X3, with product MKIEEESEAMAEKFLEGEVPLETFLESFSSMRTLLHLRRVRVEKLQDVVRRPRALPELAGDAPPPRPPPPRPAPQATPPVTEDQPPQPSVVTPYPLPYSPSPGLPVGPTAQGALQPAPFPVVSQPSSYGGPLGPSYPAPQPGPRAAAGYSWSPQRSVPPVPGYPVVPTSTSGPGYPLMGSRAPAPGYPQQSPYLPSRSKPPYPTQPQLPGFPGQPQPPVPPQPPYPPGPTPPYGFHPPGPAWPRY
- the Vps37c gene encoding vacuolar protein sorting-associated protein 37C isoform X2 yields the protein MEGLKDKTLQELEDMQNDPDAITRLALESPEVQDLQLEREMALATNRSLAEQNLEFQGPLEISRSNLSDKYQELRKLMERCQEQKAKLEKFSSALQPGTLLDLLQIEGMKIEEESEAMAEKFLEGEVPLETFLESFSSMRTLLHLRRVRVEKLQDVVRRPRALPELAGDAPPPRPPPPRPAPQATPPVTEDQPPQPSVVTPYPLPYSPSPGLPVGPTAQGALQPAPFPVVSQPSSYGGPLGPSYPAPQPGPRAAAGYSWSPQRSVPPVPGYPVVPTSTSGPGYPLMGSRAPAPGYPQQSPYLPSRSKPPYPTQPQLPGFPGQPQPPVPPQPPYPPGPTPPYGFHPPGPAWPRY
- the Vps37c gene encoding vacuolar protein sorting-associated protein 37C isoform X1; its protein translation is MVQQGKMEGLKDKTLQELEDMQNDPDAITRLALESPEVQDLQLEREMALATNRSLAEQNLEFQGPLEISRSNLSDKYQELRKLMERCQEQKAKLEKFSSALQPGTLLDLLQIEGMKIEEESEAMAEKFLEGEVPLETFLESFSSMRTLLHLRRVRVEKLQDVVRRPRALPELAGDAPPPRPPPPRPAPQATPPVTEDQPPQPSVVTPYPLPYSPSPGLPVGPTAQGALQPAPFPVVSQPSSYGGPLGPSYPAPQPGPRAAAGYSWSPQRSVPPVPGYPVVPTSTSGPGYPLMGSRAPAPGYPQQSPYLPSRSKPPYPTQPQLPGFPGQPQPPVPPQPPYPPGPTPPYGFHPPGPAWPRY